The genomic DNA TCTCTTACTGGCCAAGCTCTTCGCGCAGCCGTCCAACCTGCTGGTCATGGACGAACCGACCAACGATCTGGACGTCGAAACGCTGGAACTGCTCGAAGAATTGCTGACCGAGTATCAGGGCACCTTGCTGCTGGTTTCGCACGATCGCGCGTTCCTGGACAACGTCGTCTCCAGCACCCTGGTGCTCGAAGGCGAAGGCCAGGTGGGCGAGTACATCGGCGGTTATACCGATTGGTTGCGGCAGCGGCCGGAGGCGCGTCGCTTGCAGGCCGAGAAGGCTGCTGCAGCGGCACCTGTTGCGGCTGCGGAGCCTGCCAAGGCCAAGCGCAAGCTCAGCTATAAGGATGCACGCGAGCTGGAACAGCTGCCCGTGCGTATCGAGCAGCTTGAAGCCGATATTGCCGCCAAGACCGCGGCGATGAACGATCCGGGGTTTTATCAGCAGGACAATGCGGCGATCTTGCGGGCGAACGATGCGTTGGCTGCGGTGCAGGCCGAGTTGGATGCGGCTTATGCCCGGTGGTCGGAGTTGGATGGCTGAGCGCTTAAGAGCGCCCCCTCACCCCAGCCCTCTCCCCCGGCAGAGCCAGGGGAGAGGGAGCCAAAAGCCCGCGAGATTCAATCTTGCCTCAGTGTGCCCCCTCTCCCCTGGCTCTGCCGGGGGAGAGGGTTGGGGTGAGGGGGATGCTCTTTGACCTTCAACCCGTATTCTGCAACCCCTGCGACACCCCATTCACGCAAGCCACCAGCGCCTTGAGCAAACCGTCATCGCTCTCGCCACCCTCGCGCCAGCGGCGCAACAGGTCCACCTGCAACAGGCTCATCGGATCGACATAGGGATTGCGCAGGCGTATCGACACCGCAAGGCGTGACTCGCCGCCCAGCAATTCCTGCGCGCCCTTGAGCTTGAGCAACCAGCGTTCGGTGCGTTCGAACTCGCCCTGGATCGAAGCGAAATACGATTCGTGCAAGGGACCCGAAAGACGCGAGAACGCCTCGGCGATCGGCAAATCGCATTTGGCCAGGACCATTTCGACGTCGTCGAGCATATTGGCGAAGAACGGCCATTCGCGCGCCATCTCGACCAATGCGTCTTCGCCGTCGGCTTCGGCGACGGCCTCCAGCGCCGAGCCCAAGCCGTACCAGCCAGTGATGATCGAGCGGCATTGCGTCCACGCAAACACCCAGGGAATCGCCCGCAGATCCTGCACACCGCGCATCTCGCGTCGGCGTGATGGACGCGAACCCAGGGTCATGCGCTCGATCACGTCGATCGGCGTGGCCGCGCGGAAGTAATCGATAAAGTCTTTCCGATCCACCAGCTCGCGATACGTCTTGCGGCTGGCCGCCGCCAGCCGATTCATGCGTTCGCGCCAGATGTCTTCGCGCGCCTCGGTTTCGCGCGGACGCAGACTGGCACGCAACACCGCGCCCACGGTCTGTTCGAGATTGCGTAACGCCAAGGCGCGGATGCCATATTTGCGGTGAATCACTTCGCCCTGTTCGGTCACACGCAGCACACCGGCCACCGAGCCGCGCGGCGAGGACATCAGCGCTGGCGCGATGCGCGAACCACCGCGGCTGGCCGAACCGCCCCGCCCATGAAAAAACGACAGTTGCACCTGCGCCTTCCCGGCCACCTCGAGCAGCTCGACCTGTGCACGCTGCAAACCCCAGCGCGAAGCCAGCGTGCCGCCGTCCTTGCCGCTGTCGGAATAGCCCAGCATCACCCACTGGCGATTGCCGCGCTCCTTCAGATGCTTGCGATAGAGCGGATCGTCCATCAACGCCTGCAAGGTCGCCGGCGCATTTTTCAGATCGTCGACTGTTTCGAACAACGGAGCGATATCCAGCGGGACGCCTGCGTCCACCGCCAGGCCACCGTAACGTGCCAGCGCCAACACGGCGAGCACGTCGGCCGCCGAACGCGCCATGCTGATGATGTAGAGACCGACGGCATCGACGCCATAACGCTTGCGCGCGTCATGCATGGTCTTGAACACGGCTTGCAGCGACTTGGCCTGCTCGTCGTCGCTGCCTTCGAAGCTACGCTCGCCACTGGCATAAGCACGCAGCGCCTCCACGCGCGCGGGCACGTCGCGCTCCAGCCAATCCTTATCGCCCAGCAAAGCGGACAAGGCCTCGTCGTGCACTTGCGAATCCTGCCGCACATCCAGCCGTGCCAGATGAAAACCGAAGCTGCGCACGCGCCAGATCAGACGCTGCACCGCATAGGCGCCGGCATAGAGGCCATGATGATCGATCAGGCTCGTGCGGATCAGATGCAGGTCGTCGAGCAACTCCCTGACATTCGCATAGCCTTCCTTGTGTTGATCGTCATGCGTCGCCTGCAGGCGCGCTTCGATGATGGTCAGCAGGGTCCGATACGGCATATCCGCATGACGTGGACGCACCTTGGCGGCCGCGTCGGGAAAGCGTTGCCGATAGTCCAGCAGCTTTTGCTCCAGCCCATCGTCGACACCCACCCTGCCCTCGGTCTGGCTGAGCAGACGCGCCAGGCCGGTGATATCGGCGATGTAGTGCTCGAGCACATGCGCGCGCTGCGTCGACAGGCTGGCGGCAATGGTATCGGCACCTACATTCGGATTGCCGTCCATATCGCCGCCGACCCAGGTGGCGAAACTCAGGAAACGCGGCAACGGCACGGCGATGTCGTAGACCGTCTGCATCGCCTCGGCCATGGACTCATACAGCGCCGGCACGATGCGGTAGATCGGATTGGCAAGGTAGAAGCCGACGTGGTGGTGCTCGTCCTGCACGGTGGGACGCAGTGGCGACGCCTCGGCGGTCTGCCAGCCGGAGTTCAACGCCATGAAGATGCGGTCGTCATCTTCCTTACGTTCTTGCGGAGTACGCGTCGGGTCGAAATTGTCCACCAGCGCCCGCACGATCGACTGCTCTTTCTCCAGCAAGGACCGACGTACCGCCTCGGTGGGATGCGCGGTAAATACCGGCTCGACCTGCAGTCGCTGCAGCCAGTCGAGCAGTTCCTCCGCGGCGACGCCCTGTTCCTTGAGGCGGGTCAGCGCATCGAGCAGGGACTCCGGCTGGGGCTTGTCGCCCTCGCGCTGGTAGTCGCGGCGACGCCGGATCCGGTGGACCCGCTCAGCGATATTGACCGCCTGGAAATAGCTGGCGAAGGCGCGAGCGAGTGCCTCGGCATCGGGCGCATCCAGCCCGGCCAGCGAATCGGCCAGCGCATCAACGCTGCGGCCCTCGCGACGACGCTGGATGGCCGCCGTACGCACGGACTCCACTCGTCGGTAGAAGTCCTCGCCCTTCTGCTCGGCCAGCATCCTGCCGACCATTGCCCCCAGCCGGCTTACGTCTTCACGCAACGGGCCGTCGTGGGGCAGGAAATCGTGCTCGCGCTCTTGCATCGAATCCTCCTGACTGGAACGGTTGAGCCTAGCGCATCGCGTGCTGCATGGCACAAATTTTTTACGCCAATGAATGTCAGCGCCGGGTTATAATCAACGCTTCCGTAAGCCCGTCGAGGGGCGCTGCGACCGTATTCCTACGGCCAGGCTCGACGCGGCATGTTCCACAACGGCGCCCGGCCCAACATCGGAGCCATCGATGAACGCCGTTACCAAAGACAGCAACACCCAGGACTTCAAAGTCCGCGATATCTCTCTTGCCGACCTCGGCCGCCGCCGTATCCGCATGGCCGAAGAGGAAATGCCAGGCCTGATGCAGATCCGCGCCCGTTACGCCCAGGAGCAGCCGCTCAAGGGCGTGCGCCTGTCCGGCTCGCTGCACGTCACCAAGGAAACGGCCGTGCTGGCCGAAACCCTGCGTGCACTGGGCGCCTCGGTGCGCTGGGCGTCTTGCAACATCTTCTCGACCCAGGACGACGTCGCTGCCGCGCTTGCGGCGGGCGACCTGCCGGTATTCGCCTGGAAGGGCGAGTCGCTGGAAGAGTATTGGGAATGCACCCTGGACATGCTGACCCATCCCGGCCAGCTCGGTCCGCAGCTGATCGTGGACGACGGTGGCGATGCCACCTTGCTGATCCACAAGGGTGTCGAGCTCGAAGACGGCGACAACTGGGTCAATACGCCCAGCGGCAACCATGAAGAGCAAGTGATCAAGGACCTGCTCAAGCGCGTGCATGCCGAGCGCCCGGGCTGGTTCAAGAAGATCGCCGCCGAATGGCGCGGCGTGTCGGAGGAAACCACCACCGGCGTGCATCGTCTCTACCAGATGATGGAAGCGGGCAAGCTGCTGGTGCCGGCGATCAACGTCAACGACTCGGTCACCAAGAGCAAGTTCGACAACCTGTACGGCTGCCGCGAATCGCTGGCCGACGGCATCAAGCGCGCCACCGACCTGATGGTCGCGGGCAAGGTTGCCGTCGTGTGTGGTTACGGTGACGTCGGCAAGGGTTGCGCCCATTCGTTGAAGGGCTTCGGCGCGCGCGTGATCGTTACCGAGATCGACCCGATCAACGCCCTGCAGGCAGCGATGGAAGGTTTCCAGGTCACCACGATCGAAGAAACCCTCGGCACCGGCGACATCTACGTGACCACCACCGGCAACAAGGACATCATCACGCTCGAGCACATGGCGGCGATGAAGAACAACGCCCTGGTGTGCAACATCGGCCACTTCGACAACGAGATCCAGATGGACCGCCTGAATGGTGCCAAGGATGTCAGCCGCGAAACGATCAAGCCGCAGGTCGACCGTTACACCTTCGCCAAGACGGGCAACAGCATCTACATGCTGGCCGAAGGCCGCCTGGTGAATCTCGGCTGCGCGCATGGTCATCCGAGCTTCGTGATGTCCAACAGCTTCTCCAACCAGACGCTGGCACAGATCGACCTGTGGAAGAACAAGGACGTCTACGAGAAGACTGTCTATCGTCTGCCCAAGAAGCTGGACGAAGAAGTCGCTCGCCTGCATCTGGAACAGATCGGCGTGAAGCTGACGAAGCTCACACCGGAGCAAGCCGCATACATCGGCGTGCCGGTGGAAGGCCCGTACAAGCCGGATCACTATCGCTATTGATTGCGAACAGGTAACAAAAAAAGCGGCCTTCGGGCCGCTTTTTTTGTCCGAACAAGCGCTTACGTGAATAAGCGAGGCTATCGGAACACGAGAGGCAAGACATCCTTTCATCTCAATGAAAAGATATGTACCCTAGGTCATCGGCTTCCAGGACCTCGCTCATGACGGCGATCAGCTTCGAATTCTTCCCGCCCAAAACCGACGAACAGCGCGATCAACTGCATACCGCGGCGCAAAAGCTCAAGAGTCGAACTCCGGAATATGTTTCCGTGACTTTCGGTGCGGGCGGGTCAACGTTGAGCTACACCGGCGAGACAGTGCGCCAGCTGCGTGAACGACACAGCCTGACGGTAGCTCCTCATCTGAGCTGCATGGGTGGATCGAAAGCCGAGATCGCCGAACTGCTCGACGTCTACCGTCAGCAAGGCTGCCGCCGTATCGTGGCGTTGCGCGGCGACCTTCCCTCGGGCATGGCCACACCGGGTGATTTTCGTTATGCCGCCGAGCTCGTACGCTTTATTCGCCAGCACAGCGGCGACCACTTTCATATCGAAGTGGCGGCTTATCCGGAAACCCATCCCCAAGCTGATGACGCCCTGGCCGATCTACGCCACTTCAAGGCCAAGGTGGATGCCGGCGCCAATGGCGCCATCACGCAGTACTTCTTCAACGTGGACGCTTATTTCCGCTTTGTCGATGACGTGCAACGGCTGGGCGTTAACGTGCCCATCGTGCCAGGCATCATGCCGATCTCCAATTTCACTCAGCTGCGGCGCTTTTCAGAAGCTTGCGGCGCGGAAATTCCGCGCTGGATCGTCAAGCGCATGCAGGCACACGGCGATGACGCGGAATCTGTGCGCGAACTAGGCGCCGATGTCGTCGCGCAGCTATGCCAACGATTGATCGACGGCGGCGTACCTGGCCTGCATTTCTATACGCTCAATCGAGCCAAGGCCACCCAGGCCGTCTTGGATCGCCTGAGCCTGTAACGGCCACCCGGGCGTCCATCACGATGTGATTCCCGCCGAGCGGCTATGCTGTTTGAATGCCCAAGTCGCTCTGCCTGCTGTTGCTGCTGATTATCGGTGTCCCGCTGCATGCGCAGGACGTCATCCACCACTGCATGAGCAGCGACGGCCACCCGGTCTTTACCGACCAGCCTTGCGCCGCCGTGAATGCAACGCCTACGGTCAACGCTCAGGCGCCCGCGGCAGGCAGCAGTGTCGCCAGCAGCCCGCCAGGACCGCCCCCCGTACTGTGCGCAGCCACCATGGAAGCGTTGCGCCAGAGCGTGACCGACGCGTTTGCCGCCCGGGATCCTAATCGCCTGGCTGCACTCATGCTCTGGAGCGGTTATGGCAAGCAGTCGGCGGTAACGCAGATACAGGACCTAGGCCAGCTGATGAAACGCCCTCTGATTGGTATCGGTGGCGTCGATGAAGATGCACCGGCCAACGCAGGCAGCGAGGCCGCACCCTCGCCTCGTAACGAGGATGATCTGGTCGTACGAACGGCTTCGAACGACGGGAGTGGCACGACGCACGAAACGCATTTCGCGATAACGCGCCGATCCGGCTGCCTATGGCTGAAGCCATGAGTCCTTTCGGCAACGCCATGCATCAACGTCTTCGCCAGCTTGTTTGCAGAAGCTGAGCAATAAAAGGGGGCGCACTAAGTGCGCCCCCTTATCAGCGTATTGCACAGAACCTAGCGGTATCCCGCCATGACTTCCTTGCGCTGGTTGACCACGCGACGGTTGTCCTCGGTGCGAGCGGTGCCGGTCACTGCGCCCTGATAGGTCAGCAACGGGCTCGACCAGCGCAGCAGCGGCGGACAGCGACGCCCGAAGTTACACGGGTAGGCCATCACCGTACCCCAATCACCTCGGGGATGCCGATAGCCATGTCCGTAGGTATAAGGCCCCGCACCTTGCGCTCGCTCATGGGCAGCCCCGTAGTTGTGACCGATCTCATGCGTGAAGGTGTAGTTGCCTGTGCACGAGGCCTGGGTCACCGAGAATGCCTGCTCTCGGGTCGCGTTGATCCACGCTACGCCGCAGCTCCGGCTTGCGCCTATAGGATCGTGAATCAACAGCGTGACGAGGTCGGCCTTGTAGTTGTCGCGCATCTGATGCACGAAATCTATCCAACCATCGCGCGCGTTGCTCAGGCGATTCAGATCCGTGCCCTGATTGCCCGATTCGGTATACGAGATCGTGAATGGCGTGTCGTTTGCCAGACGCACGCCACCTTCGATTTCACTGTTCTTGAAACCCATGTTCATCTGCGCGATCAACATGCGAGCGAGACCCAACTGATCCCGATACTGGGCCGCGGCGCGCTGGGCAAACAATATCAATACATCGGCGACAGCCTCTGCAGCTACGCGTGGTGCCGGCGCGCCCTGATCTGCCGGGAGCGAGCTTTCCATAAGGCGTAGATCGTCTTCGTCATGCATGGGCAACATCGACGGGTCTTGCAGGTAGAGCACATGCCCCCCTGAATGCAGCGGACGGATCTCGTATACCTTACCGCCATGGCGGATGTCGCCGGTCAGCATGCTGCCGTTGCGCACCAGCAGGGCGTAGTCATCCGTGCCAGCGGGTGCATCGGACCAGGAAGCGCCGGCATTCAACTTGCCCTGCCAGACAAGCGAGCCGTCCGCGAAACTCTCCGCCTCAGCAAGGTCGAAGGTGAGTTCCACGCCCGGTTCCAGCGACAACGAAATGGCCGGGGTCTCGGCGAAGAGTTCCGCTGTGTTGGCTCTGACTTGGCTCAGGACGGTATTGGCGGGGTTCTGGCTTATCCCGGCGAGGCTG from Dyella sp. GSA-30 includes the following:
- the ppc gene encoding phosphoenolpyruvate carboxylase, whose product is MQEREHDFLPHDGPLREDVSRLGAMVGRMLAEQKGEDFYRRVESVRTAAIQRRREGRSVDALADSLAGLDAPDAEALARAFASYFQAVNIAERVHRIRRRRDYQREGDKPQPESLLDALTRLKEQGVAAEELLDWLQRLQVEPVFTAHPTEAVRRSLLEKEQSIVRALVDNFDPTRTPQERKEDDDRIFMALNSGWQTAEASPLRPTVQDEHHHVGFYLANPIYRIVPALYESMAEAMQTVYDIAVPLPRFLSFATWVGGDMDGNPNVGADTIAASLSTQRAHVLEHYIADITGLARLLSQTEGRVGVDDGLEQKLLDYRQRFPDAAAKVRPRHADMPYRTLLTIIEARLQATHDDQHKEGYANVRELLDDLHLIRTSLIDHHGLYAGAYAVQRLIWRVRSFGFHLARLDVRQDSQVHDEALSALLGDKDWLERDVPARVEALRAYASGERSFEGSDDEQAKSLQAVFKTMHDARKRYGVDAVGLYIISMARSAADVLAVLALARYGGLAVDAGVPLDIAPLFETVDDLKNAPATLQALMDDPLYRKHLKERGNRQWVMLGYSDSGKDGGTLASRWGLQRAQVELLEVAGKAQVQLSFFHGRGGSASRGGSRIAPALMSSPRGSVAGVLRVTEQGEVIHRKYGIRALALRNLEQTVGAVLRASLRPRETEAREDIWRERMNRLAAASRKTYRELVDRKDFIDYFRAATPIDVIERMTLGSRPSRRREMRGVQDLRAIPWVFAWTQCRSIITGWYGLGSALEAVAEADGEDALVEMAREWPFFANMLDDVEMVLAKCDLPIAEAFSRLSGPLHESYFASIQGEFERTERWLLKLKGAQELLGGESRLAVSIRLRNPYVDPMSLLQVDLLRRWREGGESDDGLLKALVACVNGVSQGLQNTG
- the ahcY gene encoding adenosylhomocysteinase, with the translated sequence MNAVTKDSNTQDFKVRDISLADLGRRRIRMAEEEMPGLMQIRARYAQEQPLKGVRLSGSLHVTKETAVLAETLRALGASVRWASCNIFSTQDDVAAALAAGDLPVFAWKGESLEEYWECTLDMLTHPGQLGPQLIVDDGGDATLLIHKGVELEDGDNWVNTPSGNHEEQVIKDLLKRVHAERPGWFKKIAAEWRGVSEETTTGVHRLYQMMEAGKLLVPAINVNDSVTKSKFDNLYGCRESLADGIKRATDLMVAGKVAVVCGYGDVGKGCAHSLKGFGARVIVTEIDPINALQAAMEGFQVTTIEETLGTGDIYVTTTGNKDIITLEHMAAMKNNALVCNIGHFDNEIQMDRLNGAKDVSRETIKPQVDRYTFAKTGNSIYMLAEGRLVNLGCAHGHPSFVMSNSFSNQTLAQIDLWKNKDVYEKTVYRLPKKLDEEVARLHLEQIGVKLTKLTPEQAAYIGVPVEGPYKPDHYRY
- the metF gene encoding methylenetetrahydrofolate reductase [NAD(P)H], whose translation is MTAISFEFFPPKTDEQRDQLHTAAQKLKSRTPEYVSVTFGAGGSTLSYTGETVRQLRERHSLTVAPHLSCMGGSKAEIAELLDVYRQQGCRRIVALRGDLPSGMATPGDFRYAAELVRFIRQHSGDHFHIEVAAYPETHPQADDALADLRHFKAKVDAGANGAITQYFFNVDAYFRFVDDVQRLGVNVPIVPGIMPISNFTQLRRFSEACGAEIPRWIVKRMQAHGDDAESVRELGADVVAQLCQRLIDGGVPGLHFYTLNRAKATQAVLDRLSL
- a CDS encoding DUF4124 domain-containing protein — translated: MPKSLCLLLLLIIGVPLHAQDVIHHCMSSDGHPVFTDQPCAAVNATPTVNAQAPAAGSSVASSPPGPPPVLCAATMEALRQSVTDAFAARDPNRLAALMLWSGYGKQSAVTQIQDLGQLMKRPLIGIGGVDEDAPANAGSEAAPSPRNEDDLVVRTASNDGSGTTHETHFAITRRSGCLWLKP
- a CDS encoding reprolysin-like metallopeptidase, producing MNRRILPCVLSVLLGVPCLAMAAAPSLLSPQPAMMLATSADISLAGISQNPANTVLSQVRANTAELFAETPAISLSLEPGVELTFDLAEAESFADGSLVWQGKLNAGASWSDAPAGTDDYALLVRNGSMLTGDIRHGGKVYEIRPLHSGGHVLYLQDPSMLPMHDEDDLRLMESSLPADQGAPAPRVAAEAVADVLILFAQRAAAQYRDQLGLARMLIAQMNMGFKNSEIEGGVRLANDTPFTISYTESGNQGTDLNRLSNARDGWIDFVHQMRDNYKADLVTLLIHDPIGASRSCGVAWINATREQAFSVTQASCTGNYTFTHEIGHNYGAAHERAQGAGPYTYGHGYRHPRGDWGTVMAYPCNFGRRCPPLLRWSSPLLTYQGAVTGTARTEDNRRVVNQRKEVMAGYR